The Cytobacillus firmus genome segment TTTCAACGATCAATTCCTTAAATAAAAGAGCAGCGCCGGCAACACCAGGTTCACGGTGATGCATGCCTCTCATTCCGTTAAACAGGTGGGTCACCTGTTTAGCTCCAGCCTGAACAGCTTTTTCCATTTCGGTAAAAACGGCATCACTATGGCCGATTGAAGGGACAACGCCATTTTCACTTAAATAGCGGATAAATTCATAGCCATTTGCTTTTTCCGGTGCTAGTGTGATCAGTTTGATCGTCCCGTCCGCTGCTTCCTGCCAGCGCTTAAAGAGTTCAATATCAGGCTCAAGGATATGATCCTTCGGCTGGGCTCCGCCTCTTGCTTCATTAATAAACGGGCCTTCGAGATGGATTCCGATTACTTCCGCCTTGCCGGGAGTATTTTGTTCTTTTTGAAAGCGAGCTGCATTGACCAGTGCTGCTTCTATTTTTTCTTTTTCCTGTGTGATGGTTGTGGCCAGGAAGCTTGTAGTTCCTTCTTCAGGCAAAACGCCGGCCATCGTGTTCAGCGCTTCAAATGTGGCATCCATCGTATCGGCACCGCCAGCGCCATGAATGTGGACATCAATAAACCCCGGACTGATTGTATGCTCAGGGGAAAGCTCTATAATTTCTGTATCCTGGAAGCTGGCAGGAAGTTCCTCCAAGGTTCCAGTCTGCAGGATTTGCTCATTTTCTATTAAAATAAACCCTTTATCAATCGTGCTGTTCTCCAGAAGAATTCTGGCATTTTTCAGTAATAGACGGCTCATTTTCAGTTCATCTCCGTTTGAATGATACTTTTATTATAAAAGGTTTGCGCTAAGATGTCTATACCAGTTAGCGGATTTAACTCCCTATAACTTTTTGGTCTATACAACCAAAAAAGGATAGAAGGCGATCGGACGCTTTCTATCCTATTTATTTGAGTTTTAGAAGAAATACATGCAAAAAATGATTATTTTGTATCTGCAGCTGCTTCCCGTAAATAGCCATTATGCTTTTTCAGAAGCTCGGCGGCTGCTTCACCTTTTAATCCTGTTAAAATCTGAAGAATGGCTGCCTTTGTATGATAGTTTTGTTCTTTAAGTGCTTCCCGGGCTTCTTCATCTGATGCACCAGTAGCCATTTTAACGATATTTTCCGCACGCTTAAACAGCTTCTCGTTTGTCATCTGCACATCTACCATTAAATTGCCGTACACTTTTCCCAGCTTGATCATGGATGCTGTTGTCAGCATGTTCAGGACAAGCTTTTGTGCAGTGCCTGCTTTCATTCTTGTAGAGCCTGTAACGACTTCCGGACCTGTGATAGGTGCAATCGTATATTTAGAGATTTTCCCCATTTCGGAATCCTTGGTGCAGGCAACTGAAACAGTAACAGCACCGACTTCATTTCCGTATTGAAGAGCTCCGATGGTATATGGCGTACGGCCGCTCGCGGCAATGCCGACAAGCACATCCTTGTCCGATAATTGAATATCGGCGACATCCTGGCGTCCCTGTTCACTGTCATCCTCAGCGCCTTCAACAGCCTCGGTCATGGCTTCCTTGCCCCCGGCGATAATGCCGACAACCATTTCAGGGTCAGTTCCATATGTCGGCGGGCATTCTGAAGCATCGATAATCCCAAGGCGTCCTGAGGTGCCGGCTCCAACATAAATTAAGCGGCCACCTTTTTTGAAGCTCTCCGTAATTTCATCCACCACTTTGACAATGTGAGGGATTTCTCTTGCGATGGCATTAGGAACAATTGTATCCTCCTGATTGATGATTGTAATAATTTCTTCAGTTGTCATTAAATCGATTTCCATTGTTTTTGGGTTTCGCTGCTCTGTATTCAGCTTTGTAATATTCATTATTTATCCCTCACTATTAATTGAAATTTCGTTCCTGCCTTAATCTGATCCAGCAGGGGCATATCTTCTTCTATTACTCTGGCGATTACATTCACGCGTTCATCCCGAGGGAGATCTGTCAGTGTAATTTGCATCTCTCCTGCGTATCGGCCATATAGAATATTATCAACTGTGACACTGCCTTTTTTACGTTCCAGCTGGTTCACTGGTTCCCATTTATTTGATCCCTGCCCGGCATAGGATCTTGATTCAACCGACCTTACAACATCCCTGGCAGGATCCATCCTATTTGTATGAGGTTTATTAAAAAGATCCTCATCGATTTGTCCGCCGATCAGCTCGATCCGGAGAGGCACGGCACCTTCCGCGATTTTCGCCAGCTGTACAAGAGTCCCATCTTTTGCAGAATGGTCACCAATCAATACCTTGTCTGTCCAGCAGCTGTTCATTAGTTCAGCCGCCGCAGCAGCAGGTGACGAGCCCCGGTGTTTTTCAAGAGTAGGCAGACCGGCAAAAAGGGGCCCGCGAAGTTCCTCGTCACCA includes the following:
- the nagA gene encoding N-acetylglucosamine-6-phosphate deacetylase → MSRLLLKNARILLENSTIDKGFILIENEQILQTGTLEELPASFQDTEIIELSPEHTISPGFIDVHIHGAGGADTMDATFEALNTMAGVLPEEGTTSFLATTITQEKEKIEAALVNAARFQKEQNTPGKAEVIGIHLEGPFINEARGGAQPKDHILEPDIELFKRWQEAADGTIKLITLAPEKANGYEFIRYLSENGVVPSIGHSDAVFTEMEKAVQAGAKQVTHLFNGMRGMHHREPGVAGAALLFKELIVEMIADGIHVRPEMIKLALNAKGTGGMILITDSMRAKCLKNGHYDLGGQDVKVENGQALLADGTLAGSILKMKDSIKNMIDFTDIQLHEAVRLASTNPARQLNIFDRKGSISEGKDADLVVLDENLEVAMTFCRGVKAFEREVKGN
- the murQ gene encoding N-acetylmuramic acid 6-phosphate etherase, which gives rise to MNITKLNTEQRNPKTMEIDLMTTEEIITIINQEDTIVPNAIAREIPHIVKVVDEITESFKKGGRLIYVGAGTSGRLGIIDASECPPTYGTDPEMVVGIIAGGKEAMTEAVEGAEDDSEQGRQDVADIQLSDKDVLVGIAASGRTPYTIGALQYGNEVGAVTVSVACTKDSEMGKISKYTIAPITGPEVVTGSTRMKAGTAQKLVLNMLTTASMIKLGKVYGNLMVDVQMTNEKLFKRAENIVKMATGASDEEAREALKEQNYHTKAAILQILTGLKGEAAAELLKKHNGYLREAAADTK